In a genomic window of Rhopalosiphum maidis isolate BTI-1 chromosome 4, ASM367621v3, whole genome shotgun sequence:
- the LOC113556691 gene encoding transmembrane protein 68: MLTLFSNAYNYTASITVGYIGVDVDLWLWMTWLLWPLIVTFLLPLTIVLLFYITGVILYVYRLHRERLINAYENNFWDGALKTVAALWDAHGWIWHGYEVNGLENVPIDSPALLVYYHGAIPIDLYYMISRIYLIKAKLVHTVADHFLFKLPGWSIISEPLKVIPGTVQTCSDILKENNLLAISPGGVYEAQFGDRYYRLMWKKRFGFAKVAIDAKVPIIPIFTQNIREAFRCIGIGRRFWLRIYLWTRLPIVPIYGGFPVKLRTHIGKPIPYDPDLSAEDLQKKVACAIEELICQHQKVPGNILRALCERVYNPLSCSKKKT, encoded by the exons ATGTTGACGCTGTTCAGCAACGCCTACAACTACACTGCTTCAATTACGG TCGGCTACATTGGGGTGGATGTTGATTTGTGGCTTTGGATGACATGGCTGCTTTGGCCACTCATTGTGACGTTCCTGTTGCCACTCACCATcgtactattattttacattactgGTGTTATACTCTACGTCTATAGACTTCACAG GGAAAGACTTATAAAtgcatatgaaaataatttttgggaTGGTGCATTGAAAACTGTAGCTGCATTATGGGATGCCCATGGTTGGATTTGGcatg gataTGAAGTAAATGGCCTTGAAAATGTGCCTATTGATAGTCCCGCTTTGTTAGTATATTATCATGGCGCTATTCCTATAGATCTATATTACATGATTTCTAGAATATATTTGATCAAGGCAAAATTAGTTCATACTGTAGCTGATCATTTTCTGTTTAAATTAccag GCTGGTCAATAATATCTGAACCATTAAAAGTAATACCTGGTACAGTACAAACTTGTTCAGACATACTAAAAGAAAACAATCTTTTAGCAATCTCTCCTGGTGGTGTTTATGAAGCTCAATTTGGTGACAGGTATTACAGACTTATGTGGAAAAAGCGATTTGGTTTTGCTAAAGTAGCTATAGATGCTAAAGTA ccTATTATACCAATATTCACACAAAATATTCGTGAAGCTTTTCGTTGTATTGGTATTGGTCGTCGATTCTGGTTGCGCATATATTTATGGACCAGGTTGCCTATAGTACCAATATATGGAGGGTTTCCCGTCAAACTAAGAACTCATATTGGTAAACCAATTCCATATGATCCAGATTTATCAGCCGAAGATTTACAAAAGAAG GTGGCATGTGCAATTGAAGAATTAATATGTCAACATCAAAAAGTTCCTGGTAATATACTAAGGGCTCTCTGTGAACGTGTTTATAACCCTTTAAGCTGTAGTAAGAAGAAAACATGA